A single genomic interval of Anopheles darlingi chromosome X, idAnoDarlMG_H_01, whole genome shotgun sequence harbors:
- the LOC125952111 gene encoding uncharacterized protein LOC125952111 isoform X1, with translation MAAARHDNKKRKFIESYNQIQHHAKPASLAAPMILPDSRKTANVLPSNPSPSVVRKLAAVLPRMQQTDQYLTTQMCSVDSKATSSSPVPVSGIVRKVVMADTGSILGARVDSLAKPKQSGTGGLNTIVSFAGSAPVCIPTTGGVETDTLPKGVLGVSRLASADVRTIAFAKSATNGDAKVSPSALNTISGSVNDTCKTETQYNVAPGWRRVLRNQVIVYISPSEKMLYNLKQVREYLLSTGTCKCGLPCPFHPDVFFQFDCQIPNLMLETSKNGKTLCSHSLASSAVRSEGIHTAAADTSSGGLNRKNSYPGAGVQNEISCANRTVRSAVLKKISHWRKSVSSATVSSNPVAVVNTVATPVTQPTKLPVATKLSGTLSTTFVFNTQAKYQAAQTKPLSISIGENQIQTIPCSAKGEKKSPEEKKVSFKDDPTGYLNQQTAMLHSSISILHSPDRRSPSIAADGQNTAAHVSSDQPPIASEATQSKTQLCHSKTVNRIVPMVQMAVQTELPTTPVKSGASSGLISGQIDNDVQGIRLAPVVVNNRSSLSAVVDGVRRKCNQNNNISTTITANDHAKSTIFVRSDVRSAVSDPCSLAKQAKLNSARISESLSNRPFVKFVNTSLASCPQILPNTTMTTKIPTSYPSNIQPVAAGSITSTGNHIVVLDQHSAVNADSNHFQITGYPVRQSQDQCYISTAKPQPQIASYDLNRNHVVTSDATVTPVMLNGTNIIVNNAGPSAQMLSTVNGVLSSETTNSIATSRQPDAGVKASLMTNVASGVNELSFALASPGPACPPPAASMVLNPANSVNVAADTSNNGSSCFTSSPIFTSNDSSALSCFTSLLCKPAGSQPGIQNNASVTEDSAQDSSIRSNKVQTIKRAKANPTILSTYSSSSNILLSSPSVELQQQAHHPQPAAMQLQGSFVQVNPYASLQNIQLTPSLAGITVVPASKTNTLGALGSSTQIVMAAASNQQLHHHSQAQQPSYNLLGHSQTILLPTTGMIVASDATNSTATLLQVQNMSQCTGGTTPVLTAPAGIVLRTQNMPTTHAKPTASFLPAITHQPFTLITGSSANNNSRHVSPGNVLQPPVFTTSFNGGIRSGDSGNGGAYIGSAGSSLNVGAKSIAQIPQHVPLQIQPPITLSSNVRKMDINATVDTVVDAATPFAEPVLLHCDTTTRCHPVNSDHFNKFTSSSAEVKVADNTTSIYFIKESDCAANINTSTSMNKCTPSTESDESIASLRDKQKSKRVGIENYTMSLTIKEKCAVLDDNDNETNQNSLSFGGESRLTYPLLLEGVSSLKEEPRAHHDALDRRPKQQPNEAMSPGPGSSSQLDMIPHRPSDTAGVCIETESPATCRFGVGDLVWGAVRGYPAWPGKVWPGPSAAGQKDKERLSLSALPRQQPLSTDYVWVRWFGIRRISAEKVAVATLKSLSEGLEAHHRAQKDARKSRKLNPQLEHAIQQAMSELDRASTTSTDTRDAVDVDGERMASLTIDGKRFSTSRKQHTQRRPGRPGRPGRPGRPGRPGRPGRHHPKGRVANERKLRR, from the exons ATGGCAGCGGCTCGACATGACAACAAGAAAAGGAAGTTTATCGAAAGCTACAACCAGATACAACACCACGCAAAACCCGCCTCTCTAGCCGCACCAATGATTTTGCCGGACAGTAGAAAAACAGCGAATGTTTTGCCATCCAATCCCAGTCCAAGCGTGGTACGTAAGTTAGCAGCGGTGCTACCACGAATGCAGCAGACGGACCAATACCTGACGACGCAGATGTGTTCGGTCGACTCTAAAgcaacatcgtcatcgcccgTGCCTGTTTCTGGCATCGTGCGGAAGGTCGTGATGGCGGATACAGGCAGTATACTCGGGGCACGTGTCGATTCACttgccaaaccaaagcaatcGGGCACCGGTGGCTTAAATACGATTGTCAGCTTTGCTGGAAGTGCACCGGTTTGCATTCCAACCACTGGTGGTGTGGAAACCGACACGCTACCGAAAGGGGTGTTGGGAGTATCCAGGCTGGCCAGTGCCGATGTACGGACGATAGCGTTTGCGAAAAGTGCCACCAATGGCGATGCGAAAGTCTCGCCTTCAGCATTGAATACGATTTCTGGCAGTGTGAACGATACTTGCAAAACGGAGACACAGTACAACGTTGCCCCCGGTTGGCGGCGAGTGCTGCGCAATCAAGTAATAGTTTATATAAG TCCTTCGGAGAAAATGCTGTATAACTTGAAGCAAGTGAGAGAATATCTTCTTTCTACTGGGACCTGCAAGTGCGGTCTACCGTGTCCGTTTCATCCAGATGTGTTTTTTCAATTTGACTGTCAG ATCCCTAACTTAATgttagaaacatcgaaaaatgggaaaacactCTGTTCACATTCACTTGCTTCATCGGCAGTTCGCTCCGAAGGAATCCATACAG cagcagcagatacatCATCCGGTGGCCTAAATCGTAAGAACTCTTATCCGGGCGCAGGAGTCCAGAACGAAATTAGCTGTGCAAATCGAACAGTCCGCTCtgctgttttgaaaaaaatatcacaTTGGCGTAAAAGTGTGTCTTCGGCAACGGTATCATCCAACCCAGTTGCTGTGGTAAACACCGTAGCAACACCAGTTACACAGCCCACGAAGCTTCCGGTGGCAACCAAATTATCTGGCACCCTTTCGACCACCTTCGTGTTCAATACACAAGCTAAATATCAGGCtgcacaaaccaaaccactgAGTATATCCATCggtgaaaatcaaattcaaactaTTCCTTGCTCGgcgaagggagagaaaaaatctCCCGAAGAGAAGAAAGTTTCATTCAAGGATGATCCAACTGGCTACCTGAACCAGCAAACTGCCATGTTGCACAGTTCAATATCAATTCTCCACTCGCCGGACCGCCGGTCACCGTCAATTGCTGCCGATGGTCAAAATACGGCAGCGCATGTTTCCAGCGATCAACCGCCAATCGCCAGCGAAGCTACCCAAAGTAAAACGCAGCTTTGTCACAGTAAAACGGTGAATCGTATCGTGCCAATGGTGCAGATGGCGGTACAAACGGAACTCCCCACGACGCCGGTTAAAAGCGGGGCATCGTCTGGGTTGATTTCAGGGCAAATCGACAATGACGTCCAAGGAATTCGTCTAGCACCTGTTGTGGTCAACAACCGCTCTAGTTTGTCAGCCGTTGTTGATGGAGTTAGgcgaaaatgcaatcaaaacaATAATATTAGCACTACAATAACGGCAAATGACCATGCAAAGTCGACCATCTTCGTCCGTAGCGATGTGCGCTCCGCAGTGTCCGATCCGTGTTCCTTAGCAAAGCAAGCCAAATTAAATTCCGCGCGGATCAGTGAGTCTCTAAGCAATAGGCCGTTTGTTAAGTTTGTGAACACGTCATTGGCGTCCTGTCCACAAATCTTGCCTAACACAACTATGACAACCAAAATTCCAACGTCGTATCCATCCAACATACAGCCTGTAGCGGCAGGTTCGATAACTTCCACCGGAAACCACATTGTTGTCCTCGATCAGCACTCGGCAGTCAATGCTGATTCGAACCATTTCCAAATCACTGGATATCCTGTACGCCAATCCCAAGATCAGTGTTACATTAGCACAGCGAAGCCGCAACCGCAAATTGCCAGCTACGATTTGAATCGCAATCATGTTGTAACCAGCGATGCAACGGTAACGCCAGTGATGTTAAATGGTACTAACATAATCGTGAACAACGCTGGACCCTCTGCGCAAATGCTATCGACCGTTAACGGTGTACTGTCGAGCGAAACAACCAATTCGATTGCAACCAGTCGGCAGCCGGATGCTGGTGTTAAAGCGTCTCTTATGACTAATGTCGCCAGTGGTGTAAACGAGCTTAGCTTTGCATTGGCGTCACCTGGACCGGCTTGTCCGCCACCGGCAGCTTCGATGGTTTTGAATCCGGCCAATAGCGTCAACGTTGCCGCGGATACATCAAACAACGGTTCATCGTGCTTTACCAGTAGTCCTATTTTTACCTCAAACGATAGTTCAGCACTATCGTGTTTCACCTCACTGCTTTGCAAACCTGCTGGTAGCCAGCCTGGAATACAGAACAATGCAAGCGTGACGGAGGACAGTGCACAAGactcttcgattcgatcgaataAGGTGCAAACTATAAAAAGAGCAAAGGCCAATCCAACAATTTTATCCACCTATTCGAGCAGTAGTAACATTCTGCTATCGAGTCCCTCGGTCGAACTACAGCAACAGGCACATCATCCGCAACCCGCAGCAATGCAGTTACAAGGGTCGTTTGTGCAGGTCAACCCTTATGCCAGCTTGCAGAATATTCAGCTCACTCCAAGCCTGGCCGGCATTACGGTTGTGCCAGCTTCCAAAACCAACACATTGGGTGCCCTCGGCTCTTCCACACAGATAGTGATGGCGGCGGCTAGCAATCAGCAACTGCACCACCATAGCCAAGCGCAACAACCTTCGTACAATTTGTTAGGACATAGCCAAACTATCCTGCTACCGACCACTGGTATGATAGTCGCGTCCGATGCAACTAACTCTACCGCGACGCTGCTGCAGGTTCAAAATATGTCGCAATGCACGGGTGGCACCACACCCGTGTTAACAGCGCCTGCCGGAATAGTACTGAGAACGCAAAATATGCCCACGACACATGCCAAACCAACCGCTAGCTTTCTGCCAGCTATAACGCACCAGCCCTTTACGCTGATCACTGGTAGTAgtgcgaacaacaacagcagacatGTTTCGCCCGGTAATGTGCTGCAACCTCCGGTTTTTACTACAAGTTTTAATGGCGGTATCAGAAGTGGCGATAGTGGGAATGGTGGTGCTTATATTGGAAGTGCAGGTAGCTCTTTGAACGTCGGTGCCAAATCGATTGCCCAAATACCACAACATGTTCCACTCCAGATTCAACCTCCAATAACACTGTCCAGCAATGTGCGTAAAATGGACATAAATGCCACGGTGGACACAGTGGTCGATGCGGCTACACCCTTTGCAGAGCCTGTTCTGTTGCACTGCGACACTACAACACGCTGCCACCCCGTTAATTCAGATCATTTTAACAAATTTACTAGTTCCTCTGCCGAAGTAAAGGTTGCTGATAACACTACTAGTATTTACTTCATCAAAGAGAGTGATTGTGCAGCTAACATCAATACTAGTACG TCTATGAACAAATGTACTCCTAGCACTGAATCGGACGAATCAATAGCATCTTTACGCGATAAGCAAAAATCAAAGAGAGTCGGGATAGAAAACTATACCATGTCGCTCACGATAAAAGAGAAATGTGCTGTGCTGGACGACAATGATAACGAAACGAATCAGAACAGTCTATCATTTGGTGGAGAGTCCCGTTTAACATATCCGTTGCTACTTGAGGGTGTATCTTCCTTAAAAGAAGAGCCTCGTGCTCACCACGATGCTTTGGATAGAAGGCCAAAACAACAGCCAAACG AGGCTATGAGTCCAGGTCCAGGATCTTCGTCGCAGCTCGATATGATTCCGCATCGACCATCGGATACCGCCGGTGTTTGCATCGAGACAGAGTCACCTGCAACATGTCGGTTTGGCGTTGGCGATTTGGTGTGGGGAGCGGTCCGAGGATATCCCGCCTGGCCGGGCAAAGTGTGGCCGGGACCTTCCGCAGCCGGCCAGAAAGATAAGGAACGCTTGTCTTTGTCGGCCTTGCCACGGCAACAACCGTTGTCGACCGATTATGTATGGGTGCGATGGTTTGGCATTAGGCGCATTAGTGCTGAAAAAGTGGCTGTGGCCACATTGAAAAGTCTCTCCGAAGGCCTCGAAGCTCATCACAGGGCGCAGAAGGATGCGAGAAA GAGCCGTAAACTGAATCCACAACTCGAGCACGCGATTCAGCAGGCTATGTCGGAACTGGATCGTGcttcaacaacatcaaccgaCACACGCGATGCAGTCGACGTTGATGGAGAAAGGATGGCTTCCCTTACTATTGATGGTAAACGTTTCTCTACGAGCAGgaaacagcacacacagcgGCGCCCTGGTCGTCCCGGTCGTCCTGGACGCCCCGGTCGCCCTGGTCGCCCTGGTCGCCCCGGTCGTCATCATCCCAAGGGAAGAGTGGCCAACGAGCGGAAGCTTCGTCGCTAA
- the LOC125952111 gene encoding uncharacterized protein LOC125952111 isoform X3, with amino-acid sequence MAAARHDNKKRKFIESYNQIQHHAKPASLAAPMILPDSRKTANVLPSNPSPSVVRKLAAVLPRMQQTDQYLTTQMCSVDSKATSSSPVPVSGIVRKVVMADTGSILGARVDSLAKPKQSGTGGLNTIVSFAGSAPVCIPTTGGVETDTLPKGVLGVSRLASADVRTIAFAKSATNGDAKVSPSALNTISGSVNDTCKTETQYNVAPGWRRVLRNQVIVYISPSEKMLYNLKQVREYLLSTGTCKCGLPCPFHPDVFFQFDCQIPNLMLETSKNGKTLCSHSLASSAVRSEGIHTAAADTSSGGLNRKNSYPGAGVQNEISCANRTVRSAVLKKISHWRKSVSSATVSSNPVAVVNTVATPVTQPTKLPVATKLSGTLSTTFVFNTQAKYQAAQTKPLSISIGENQIQTIPCSAKGEKKSPEEKKVSFKDDPTGYLNQQTAMLHSSISILHSPDRRSPSIAADGQNTAAHVSSDQPPIASEATQSKTQLCHSKTVNRIVPMVQMAVQTELPTTPVKSGASSGLISGQIDNDVQGIRLAPVVVNNRSSLSAVVDGVRRKCNQNNNISTTITANDHAKSTIFVRSDVRSAVSDPCSLAKQAKLNSARISESLSNRPFVKFVNTSLASCPQILPNTTMTTKIPTSYPSNIQPVAAGSITSTGNHIVVLDQHSAVNADSNHFQITGYPVRQSQDQCYISTAKPQPQIASYDLNRNHVVTSDATVTPVMLNGTNIIVNNAGPSAQMLSTVNGVLSSETTNSIATSRQPDAGVKASLMTNVASGVNELSFALASPGPACPPPAASMVLNPANSVNVAADTSNNGSSCFTSSPIFTSNDSSALSCFTSLLCKPAGSQPGIQNNASVTEDSAQDSSIRSNKVQTIKRAKANPTILSTYSSSSNILLSSPSVELQQQAHHPQPAAMQLQGSFVQVNPYASLQNIQLTPSLAGITVVPASKTNTLGALGSSTQIVMAAASNQQLHHHSQAQQPSYNLLGHSQTILLPTTGMIVASDATNSTATLLQVQNMSQCTGGTTPVLTAPAGIVLRTQNMPTTHAKPTASFLPAITHQPFTLITGSSANNNSRHVSPGNVLQPPVFTTSFNGGIRSGDSGNGGAYIGSAGSSLNVGAKSIAQIPQHVPLQIQPPITLSSNVRKMDINATVDTVVDAATPFAEPVLLHCDTTTRCHPVNSDHFNKFTSSSAEVKVADNTTSIYFIKESDCAANINTSTSMNKCTPSTESDESIASLRDKQKSKRVGIENYTMSLTIKEKCAVLDDNDNETNQNSLSFGGESRLTYPLLLEGVSSLKEEPRAHHDALDRRPKQQPNGAVN; translated from the exons ATGGCAGCGGCTCGACATGACAACAAGAAAAGGAAGTTTATCGAAAGCTACAACCAGATACAACACCACGCAAAACCCGCCTCTCTAGCCGCACCAATGATTTTGCCGGACAGTAGAAAAACAGCGAATGTTTTGCCATCCAATCCCAGTCCAAGCGTGGTACGTAAGTTAGCAGCGGTGCTACCACGAATGCAGCAGACGGACCAATACCTGACGACGCAGATGTGTTCGGTCGACTCTAAAgcaacatcgtcatcgcccgTGCCTGTTTCTGGCATCGTGCGGAAGGTCGTGATGGCGGATACAGGCAGTATACTCGGGGCACGTGTCGATTCACttgccaaaccaaagcaatcGGGCACCGGTGGCTTAAATACGATTGTCAGCTTTGCTGGAAGTGCACCGGTTTGCATTCCAACCACTGGTGGTGTGGAAACCGACACGCTACCGAAAGGGGTGTTGGGAGTATCCAGGCTGGCCAGTGCCGATGTACGGACGATAGCGTTTGCGAAAAGTGCCACCAATGGCGATGCGAAAGTCTCGCCTTCAGCATTGAATACGATTTCTGGCAGTGTGAACGATACTTGCAAAACGGAGACACAGTACAACGTTGCCCCCGGTTGGCGGCGAGTGCTGCGCAATCAAGTAATAGTTTATATAAG TCCTTCGGAGAAAATGCTGTATAACTTGAAGCAAGTGAGAGAATATCTTCTTTCTACTGGGACCTGCAAGTGCGGTCTACCGTGTCCGTTTCATCCAGATGTGTTTTTTCAATTTGACTGTCAG ATCCCTAACTTAATgttagaaacatcgaaaaatgggaaaacactCTGTTCACATTCACTTGCTTCATCGGCAGTTCGCTCCGAAGGAATCCATACAG cagcagcagatacatCATCCGGTGGCCTAAATCGTAAGAACTCTTATCCGGGCGCAGGAGTCCAGAACGAAATTAGCTGTGCAAATCGAACAGTCCGCTCtgctgttttgaaaaaaatatcacaTTGGCGTAAAAGTGTGTCTTCGGCAACGGTATCATCCAACCCAGTTGCTGTGGTAAACACCGTAGCAACACCAGTTACACAGCCCACGAAGCTTCCGGTGGCAACCAAATTATCTGGCACCCTTTCGACCACCTTCGTGTTCAATACACAAGCTAAATATCAGGCtgcacaaaccaaaccactgAGTATATCCATCggtgaaaatcaaattcaaactaTTCCTTGCTCGgcgaagggagagaaaaaatctCCCGAAGAGAAGAAAGTTTCATTCAAGGATGATCCAACTGGCTACCTGAACCAGCAAACTGCCATGTTGCACAGTTCAATATCAATTCTCCACTCGCCGGACCGCCGGTCACCGTCAATTGCTGCCGATGGTCAAAATACGGCAGCGCATGTTTCCAGCGATCAACCGCCAATCGCCAGCGAAGCTACCCAAAGTAAAACGCAGCTTTGTCACAGTAAAACGGTGAATCGTATCGTGCCAATGGTGCAGATGGCGGTACAAACGGAACTCCCCACGACGCCGGTTAAAAGCGGGGCATCGTCTGGGTTGATTTCAGGGCAAATCGACAATGACGTCCAAGGAATTCGTCTAGCACCTGTTGTGGTCAACAACCGCTCTAGTTTGTCAGCCGTTGTTGATGGAGTTAGgcgaaaatgcaatcaaaacaATAATATTAGCACTACAATAACGGCAAATGACCATGCAAAGTCGACCATCTTCGTCCGTAGCGATGTGCGCTCCGCAGTGTCCGATCCGTGTTCCTTAGCAAAGCAAGCCAAATTAAATTCCGCGCGGATCAGTGAGTCTCTAAGCAATAGGCCGTTTGTTAAGTTTGTGAACACGTCATTGGCGTCCTGTCCACAAATCTTGCCTAACACAACTATGACAACCAAAATTCCAACGTCGTATCCATCCAACATACAGCCTGTAGCGGCAGGTTCGATAACTTCCACCGGAAACCACATTGTTGTCCTCGATCAGCACTCGGCAGTCAATGCTGATTCGAACCATTTCCAAATCACTGGATATCCTGTACGCCAATCCCAAGATCAGTGTTACATTAGCACAGCGAAGCCGCAACCGCAAATTGCCAGCTACGATTTGAATCGCAATCATGTTGTAACCAGCGATGCAACGGTAACGCCAGTGATGTTAAATGGTACTAACATAATCGTGAACAACGCTGGACCCTCTGCGCAAATGCTATCGACCGTTAACGGTGTACTGTCGAGCGAAACAACCAATTCGATTGCAACCAGTCGGCAGCCGGATGCTGGTGTTAAAGCGTCTCTTATGACTAATGTCGCCAGTGGTGTAAACGAGCTTAGCTTTGCATTGGCGTCACCTGGACCGGCTTGTCCGCCACCGGCAGCTTCGATGGTTTTGAATCCGGCCAATAGCGTCAACGTTGCCGCGGATACATCAAACAACGGTTCATCGTGCTTTACCAGTAGTCCTATTTTTACCTCAAACGATAGTTCAGCACTATCGTGTTTCACCTCACTGCTTTGCAAACCTGCTGGTAGCCAGCCTGGAATACAGAACAATGCAAGCGTGACGGAGGACAGTGCACAAGactcttcgattcgatcgaataAGGTGCAAACTATAAAAAGAGCAAAGGCCAATCCAACAATTTTATCCACCTATTCGAGCAGTAGTAACATTCTGCTATCGAGTCCCTCGGTCGAACTACAGCAACAGGCACATCATCCGCAACCCGCAGCAATGCAGTTACAAGGGTCGTTTGTGCAGGTCAACCCTTATGCCAGCTTGCAGAATATTCAGCTCACTCCAAGCCTGGCCGGCATTACGGTTGTGCCAGCTTCCAAAACCAACACATTGGGTGCCCTCGGCTCTTCCACACAGATAGTGATGGCGGCGGCTAGCAATCAGCAACTGCACCACCATAGCCAAGCGCAACAACCTTCGTACAATTTGTTAGGACATAGCCAAACTATCCTGCTACCGACCACTGGTATGATAGTCGCGTCCGATGCAACTAACTCTACCGCGACGCTGCTGCAGGTTCAAAATATGTCGCAATGCACGGGTGGCACCACACCCGTGTTAACAGCGCCTGCCGGAATAGTACTGAGAACGCAAAATATGCCCACGACACATGCCAAACCAACCGCTAGCTTTCTGCCAGCTATAACGCACCAGCCCTTTACGCTGATCACTGGTAGTAgtgcgaacaacaacagcagacatGTTTCGCCCGGTAATGTGCTGCAACCTCCGGTTTTTACTACAAGTTTTAATGGCGGTATCAGAAGTGGCGATAGTGGGAATGGTGGTGCTTATATTGGAAGTGCAGGTAGCTCTTTGAACGTCGGTGCCAAATCGATTGCCCAAATACCACAACATGTTCCACTCCAGATTCAACCTCCAATAACACTGTCCAGCAATGTGCGTAAAATGGACATAAATGCCACGGTGGACACAGTGGTCGATGCGGCTACACCCTTTGCAGAGCCTGTTCTGTTGCACTGCGACACTACAACACGCTGCCACCCCGTTAATTCAGATCATTTTAACAAATTTACTAGTTCCTCTGCCGAAGTAAAGGTTGCTGATAACACTACTAGTATTTACTTCATCAAAGAGAGTGATTGTGCAGCTAACATCAATACTAGTACG TCTATGAACAAATGTACTCCTAGCACTGAATCGGACGAATCAATAGCATCTTTACGCGATAAGCAAAAATCAAAGAGAGTCGGGATAGAAAACTATACCATGTCGCTCACGATAAAAGAGAAATGTGCTGTGCTGGACGACAATGATAACGAAACGAATCAGAACAGTCTATCATTTGGTGGAGAGTCCCGTTTAACATATCCGTTGCTACTTGAGGGTGTATCTTCCTTAAAAGAAGAGCCTCGTGCTCACCACGATGCTTTGGATAGAAGGCCAAAACAACAGCCAAACG GAGCCGTAAACTGA